In Anopheles stephensi strain Indian unplaced genomic scaffold, UCI_ANSTEP_V1.0 ucontig88, whole genome shotgun sequence, the DNA window TCATCATGCTGGCCAGGTTCAGGTACAGCAGCTGAAAGTCGACCCCGTTCGCATTTTCCGGCTTCGGGAACGTTTCCGTGTGGGCGATGGTAAGCAGCGCCAGCGGCAGCTCATTGTTGCACGTCTCCCGGAACCCGACCGAGTCCAGTATTTCGCTCCACGATTCACACTGCTCAAATTCCGGACTGTTTTGCATCTTCAGCACCTGCTTCTCGCTCATGGCCGCAATCTCGTTCACGTACTCATCCAAGTTGGACGACAGATGGGGCATTGCCCGGCGGATTTCTTCCGGGTGTTGTGCGCCATACTTTTGAAACGCACTGAACAGTAGCTTCAGGTTGGGTTTGGAGTCGGTGGAAGAATTTCTTTTGCTATTGGACGAGCTTTTCTTCGGTGCTGGTTCCATGTTTTGGAGCAGGCGACTGTGTTCCGGTAGCGTTTATTATTGTGCATTGGATGTAAACAAACCGGTTTGACAGCTGCACAACAACAAGGGTGCTGTCATTTCCCGTCGCTTGACAGTGGGTCTCGCGAAGGACATTTTGACTGTTTCGAATTAActtaatttcaaaattttattgaaatccAACGTTTTCCCAATGCTTCTCGTAGGATAAAGGATAAAATAAACCGGAAATAGATTTTTGGcacaatattttcaaaaaatatGTACAGCGAAAAGAAAGGATTGATCGGACATCGTAACAGCTTCGttacaacaacattgatggaccccccgatcgggacaacaaattcaaattcaaatattaCATGCGTTGGACAcgcttttaaaaaataattgaaaccCTTAGTTTATTAGGTGTAGCTGTTTGGTTAACAATCctttacaaataaataatacttTCACTCAAACAGTCACGCTTTCcaattatatttttaacatGGCTGTGAGTGTATCGCTCAAAAATCACGTGCTAACAATACATTCACTTAATTTGAATTGTTGCCTGGAAAGCCCCTGAGCCCTTTGTATCTTTCTCACACCTTCATCCACTGTATGGACACACATGCAAAACCTACCCCAGCTCAGAACCATCACACCAATACCAAAGCGACAAACTCTCAGATCTTGTCTAAAGTTCTACCCCGTCAAGAACCGGACTGCTACGTCATCTGCAAAAATTTCCCGCTTAATATATTACTCACGATCACGTCCGAGGTTGTGCGATCTGCGGGCGACTATCGCATCGCATCAACCACCAGTCACACTAGACACTTACACACAAAAGCTTGAGCACCTTGACGGGGGCTGGCCGTAGATCAGACCATTCCTCGTACGGCCGTGTCAGTAGCGTTTCGATCGCGATCGTGTGAACCGTGTAGAGTGCGGGCGGACGCGCGTTCGCGCGAAGGACTACACCGTCGAATCCGTGTTTTCGCATACCAAGTCCGCCAAAACCTCATACGCAATGGAGAACGCAAGTGCGTCAACGGCCGGCGCAGTGCCAGATTCGGTGGCAAACGCGCTCATGAGTATTCATCCACGGTACAACAGTTTCCACCAGCACAATGCCTTCCCGCCTGCTGCACCCGTCGGAAGTGTCGGTGCACGGTACGAGCAAACCGCGGACAGTCCCGGTATGGCCACGAACCATCAGAATGGGCTCAGCACGGGCAATGGCGGAAATACGACCGTGCAGCCGGCGGCCACCAGCGTCATCAATCTGTCCAACTCCAGCGACGTCGTCATAGGTCCAATGACACAGTACCAGGGTGCCGTTACGATCTACCAGTACATGGATGCAACCGTCGAGGCCAGCCGAATTGCAAGTAAGTTTCGCTTCCTTTTCATTTGGCTTCGAACGCAAAAGGTCCCGGTTGATTGGGTTTCTCGGGTAAAAAAGCGATAGGCAAGGGATATAGCTAAACCCTTTAAACGGCTTAAGACAATGTAGCTTCACATTGGGCCTAGTGTTTTCTTATACACTCTGGACTGTAATAGTACCCGGACTACCGAGAAATTACGCAATTCCTCTAAACACACCCTTACGACAACATTCCGGTTTGGTGGAAACGAACCTCGCTAGTATTTGTTGTTATGCAGGGTAGGAGCGGTATACGCTACTAAACTAACAGCTTACTAATTATCATCACATGGGAAATCCCAAGGAGTATAGAGGTGGGAGCGACATCGCGTTGAAATCTTCTCGCATTGAGATGAGAATTGTAGTCGAGTTATTTAgcttaaaacataaaaatataattcagTTTAGTACAGTTAGATCGACTCGTGACTCGGAGTACATTAAACCTGTAAAATAGTCTAGAAAGCCTTCAAAGGCGGATGAAAAAGTGCTTCGTACTTTACCCACGAGTGATAAACAATTCCCCAGAACCTTGCCTTGGTTGTTAAGATTACATTCTCAACTCAACACTAGTGTCTTTGTGCTGTGTCAAACGCGCCTAGCTCAATGCCTTTTGACCTGCGTTATGTGCTTGATCATCATGTACAAAACGTTGTGCTATAAAAAATGGGTTATTTAAGCAATTATGTTGAGATAGGTAGCCTAGACGCTGTAACGCTTGAATGAAGAGGCCAGTACAAGATGTAGATgaagttattatttttctctcgcaCGCAGTTGATTGCTTTATGCATGATTAATGAAGGAAGGAATGGCCCTGTGGTTAGCAGAAAACTACAGGAAAGGACCGGTTTCAAATCCTATCGGAACAGTTCTACCGGCTAGCTCCCGGTTAGAACTAATTATGACTCTGATGAGATTTGATACAGGTTCCTTTCGAGTTCGGGTGCTTGATTGATGAGCACAACTTAATCAAAGCAACTCCAAACATGAGTTCAGTTGTCCAGTTCAAGTAGGTTATAATGGGGACAACCCTCGAAGAGGATGAGCAGCCACAAGATGCCTCACTATCCATGAGGCCTTAGCATGCAACGTGATTTAACGTCCACGAGGCTTCGTCTTCGAAAAAGGGAGGCTCACCTAAAAGACGCCTTGCCTTCCATAGGGTCTCTTCGTCAAAGAGGTCCCAAAGAATGGGGGGTTGGAAAAACGGGCCAGAGATCCTCATCTCACCACAAATCATCTTAAAACCCGGTGATAGATGATTCATTAAAACAATTGTCAAGCGGTTGATGTATCCGAGCAAACTAAAACTGCCAGCAAAGATCTTGTTTCTATACTTGCCCAACATACAGAAGATTATACAGAGACTTACAGAACGATAGTACCTTGTTGACTCTCCCAGTTCAAGTGAGTACTACTTTCTGACTCTCTAACTTATCCTCCTCGTCGCCGGTACCGTCAAGCGCTCTATCCCCCCCCCTTCAATTGTAACCAATTTCGTTGATCATCAACGTTCCGCGTCCGGACAGTGTTGATCATCGCTTAACGAACAACAAATCCACCAACCCGAACGACCACGTACGTATGCAAACAGGGcgcaaacgcacacaaacgccAAACCGTCGGTGTGCCCATCTTCATCTCGCGCGTGCCATACAAACAACGACCGCGACAGGTTCGTCAGTCTTACTCCGGTCCGGACGTACGTTGCATCGCGCAGTGGAGCACTGTTACTGACCGGTAGCCAGTACCGGGTGGATTAACGCCTCAGTTCTGTCGTCGCGTGGATTGTGaacgtgtggtgtggtgcgcgTATCATCGAGCGAAGTGTCCATCCAGCCCGTGCGGCTGTGGATCactaattgaatttaaatcccACAGTTGGGTCCTCGTGCCAAAACGCGCGCTCGACCTCAAAGCAGAGAAAGTGGACCCGATGGTAATGGCTAATCCGTGATGTGGCTGGGATTCGGTCGCGACTGTGAACGCACGGTGTAGcacgtgtttcgctgtggtACAAGGTGCTTCCGGGGTATTCGTCCAACTCGATTCGAACGCACGCGAATTCGATATCCATTGCCGAAAGTGGGCAGTCAGACATATTTTCAGCTTGCGCAGGGCAGGCATAAACTGCTCGCAGAAAGTTTCGGAACGTTCGTGCTCGAGTCAGTGCAGTGTTTTTACCGGTTTCGCCCAATGCACCATGGGCCGACTGTGATCCGATCCGTGTCGATTACACCCGTCTCGCCGTGAAGCGCGCCATGAAACTGTTACTCAAGATACACAGCAAAGACCGGCACTCGACGACGACCGCGGCGGTCAATCTGTTCCAGCGGAAGCGTAAATATTATCACCGTAGACATTCGAAATCATCGTCCCCGGTTCCGCCGGGGGCTAGCTCCCTGCCTGCCTCCCAGCCGTCTGGCTCACCCGCATCTTCCAACCCGTCGCACGTGTCCTCATCGGCGGGCGCATCGCCCGGCGGTCCGTTTGACGCCGATCTGGGCGCTTCCGGTGCGTCACTGGCCAATCTCATCTACGGTGGAACCGGAAGCTGCACGGCCGAACCGAACGCCTGCTCCATCGAAAGACGTCCGCTACTGCGGAATTCCCCATCACAGTCATCGGCACGCAGTTTCGCTAGCTCCTCTTCCCGATGTGTGTataaaagttttccatcaTGATCGTGCTCGCCATTAGCTTTAATTAATAATCGTCACTTCATCGAACGATCGGGATGATCAAGATCATTCGCAAGTTTAGTTAAATCTAACACCGTATGCTAAAAATTCTTGCTCCCTGCATCTGGAGCATCTTGATACGGTTGGGCACGGATTTAGATAACCCACCCCCCACCAACATCGTCCAGTGCAGTATCGGTGATCCAGCCACGTACTGGATGCCTCCGTTCCATCAGCATGTTTACACTTGTGGCTATTTTTGTACGAAAAACATTTACTCTCCCGCTGGACGGTATTAGGGTCGTTCCTCACTCTTCTGTTGCTTGCATCGACCAATACCACTCTACGGGCCCATCGGCAAAACACATGTTCATATCCAACAGCAGCTCATCCCATGCTCTGGACCGCCGCGAGGGAATCTTGTGCACAACAACTTCACCAGCTATGACAGCATTTATTGAGTTTATGCAAGCATGCATGACTCGCACGATAAGCtctgaggggggggggggggggggggggtgagcaTATACGCCGCATGACACAACCGTTTCACTGAGATGAGTGATTAAATGCAGGTGAGGAATGCTCTAAATAATGCGGTTTCTTTACTTTACTATTTAATGTACAAAAGAATGCTGCCTTAAATGCCCGAAATTGTTACTAGGAAGATTTGGAagcaaaatgtaaatttaagtGGTAAAACACATTGTTTATTCCACTCGCGATCAGTCACAGCGAGCCTTGTACGAGGTCGTTCTTGCAAGACAAGTGACGAGTACTGAGCGTTGCGTTTACAGAGAAAGAAGGGGGCAATATGCGTCGATTCAATATGCTAGTGAACCAATAATAAGATGTGCCATGTTATAAACGTTAAGGTATTCAGTGCATTTATTATTATGCATTCCGTATACCAATAGGGATGATGGCATTGTTTTACTTATTACTGAAGTTGTTATGAGACACACGTAGCTGC includes these proteins:
- the LOC118517241 gene encoding uncharacterized protein LOC118517241 — protein: MENASASTAGAVPDSVANALMSIHPRYNSFHQHNAFPPAAPVGSVGARYEQTADSPGMATNHQNGLSTGNGGNTTVQPAATSVINLSNSSDVVIGPMTQYQGAVTIYQYMDATVEASRIANGYNNQNRFMPPNSEMA
- the LOC118517242 gene encoding uncharacterized protein LOC118517242 yields the protein MEPAPKKSSSNSKRNSSTDSKPNLKLLFSAFQKYGAQHPEEIRRAMPHLSSNLDEYVNEIAAMSEKQVLKMQNSPEFEQCESWSEILDSVGFRETCNNELPLALLTIAHTETFPKPENANGVDFQLLYLNLASMMMGQPIKAMNQSTQKVLKQVYEDTVLETSQSDQKEEIAILHKTLKTMRKPVHSNDDPHTMTDLRLFFADPNINPFRLPIDRLCSNEP